In Pirellulales bacterium, the DNA window GGGACTTACTCGGCGCGCAGCGGCCGTCAAAGGTGGGGGCTGTGTTGGAGACGAAACGTGAACACTGAAAATAAACAATTGCTGCGCGAAATGCGCCGGTTGTCGCGCGTCGCGCCGGATGTGGAGTCGACCGCTCGGGCGATCGCGCGCGCGCGGGGCGCGGCGCTGCGCGCGGCCGCCAGCGAGGCGCCACATACTAGGCAGCGGGTACTTGTGCGCGGCGCCTGGCTGGGCGTCGCCGCCACGCTATTGCTGCTCCTTGCTGGCGAGCGCTGGCTTGCGGGCCTTGGCTCTTCGCGAGCATTGGCCTTTGAGCAGGTGCAAGAAAGTGTGAACAGGACCAAGTCGGTGCAGTATGTGCAGCGGAGAAAGGACCGCACGAAGCAGAATCGATTGGCGCCGCAAGAGATGCGCGAGGTCATGATCCTGGGCGCGCATCGCATGCGGGAAGAGGTGACCACCACCACGGCTGGCGATCCATTGTCCGAGGGAGAAAATTGGGCATCGAGCCCAGAGGAGTACGTGTTGATTCACAACTACGGCACGGGCAAGTTCATCACGCTGTTTCCGAAAGCGCGGACGTTTGACGCGTCGCAAACGATTCTTGGCATCGACGTGGATAGCGGCGAAGTGAAGGAAAGCAAGATGAAGGCGCTTCCTCAGGCCGACTTTTACCAGCGATTGCGCGAAGTGCCGACCGACAAGGCCGAGAGGTTGCCTGGTCGCCAGATCGATGGCCGGGAGGCGATTGGCTTTCAGGTCGTGGAGAAATTGGAACGTCGCAACGGCGTCTCGACATCCACTCGCACGTATTGGGTAGACGCCGCATCGAAGCTGCCGGTGCGGATCGAAATATCACTACAGCACACGGACCCGATGATGGTGGACACAGAGTTCGTGCAGAGCGATTTTGTGTTCGACGCGCCGCTCGACGAATCGCTGTTCAGCACCGATCCGCCGCCGGGATATCGTCCGCAGTAGCGCGGAACGGGCCGTCGCTCACTCCGTATTGCGTCGCCGAGTCCCGCGCGCGGCGGGAAAATGTCGCGCGTCCAAGATCAAGCCGCTGGCGATCACTCCGGTTCTTCGGCCGCTGGCTCTTTGGGCTGTTTGATTCGTGAGCGCTTGGGTTTGGGCGCGGCGCGTTTTTTGGTTTTCTTGCCGGGCTTGGCGTCGGCATCATCGGTCATTTCTCCATCGGGCGTGGCGAAGCCACCGATCGGCGCACCGGCCGCTGCGGGAGGATTGGCGCCGTCGGGCGGGTTGTCGCCCGGCGGATTGCCAGCGGGCTGAGCGTCTGGATTGTTGGCGTTGTCGTTCTTGCCCGCGTCGGCGAGCGCGACGCCGACGGCGGGGGCGTCGGCCTGTTTGCCGGCCGGGCCGGGATCGATCAGCAGATAACCGGCCCAAAGAAACGGGTGGCTGGCCTTGAGCGCTTGGTCGCGCTGGCCGAGCTGCAGACGAGGCTCTTTGGTGGCGTCGATCTCGGCGTCGCGAGCAAGCACGACGCTGCGCTGCCAGGCGTTGGTGGCAGGGACGTGCGGCAGTTCTTGCACGAACTCGCGCATCAGATCGACGGACGACTGGCCGCCGGTGCGCCATTGGCTCAGAAGCACAGTGCGCGTGCCGGAGGCCAGCAAACCGCAAACGGTTTGAAAGATGTCGTCGCCGGCCAGGTCGAGCGCGGCGCCCTTGAGGCTGTTCTCGGCGGCGGAGTGAAAGCCAGGGACAAGCACCTGATCTGGCGCGCCCCAAGGGAGCATGGTCCAGTCGGCCAGCGAGGAGCCGGCGACTCCTTGATCGATTTCCAAGGGAGACCAGCCGTCTCCCTTCGTGCGGGTGTCGGCGTCGTCGAGCACGAGCAGCCGATCGATCACCGAGGCGTAGACATGCGATGGCGCGGGGGGGCGCTTGGTGAGCGGGATGACGCCGGGAACCGCGGCTTGGATGTCGGCCACGGCGGCGGCGGTGAGCTCTTCGCCCCCGCGGGGGTAGAGGCGCCCCGCGACGAGCAGGGTGCGCGCGTGCTGGGGCGCGCTGCGCGGATCGCCGACGGCCAGGCCGGTGGTGGGGGCGAAGCGGAGGCGATACTTGTCGATGAGCGCCTCGGTGTGATCCTGCGGGCCGATTTGCAGGGCCGCCCAGGGGACATACCAGAGGGCGCGGTCGGGGACGATGACCAGTTCTTGCACGGTGTCCGGGAAGTTGCTCTTGGCGCTGGCGGTGAACAGGGTGAACAGTTCGGCGGCGTAGCGGCGCCACTCGACGCCGGCGAGTTGTTCCTCGGTGAGGGCGCGATTGCCGTCGGTGAGCCCCATTTCGCGCAAGAGTTGCACCAGCTTGCGGTGGACGGAGGGGACGTCGCCAATGGGCCATACGTCGTAGTCGGTGGCGGTGACCAGAAAACCGTAGACGCCGGCGCCGGTGGTGAGGAACGAAAGCAGCGCCTGTCCTTGGGCCAGCGACTCTTGCACGTTTTTGAGGCTGCGCTGGGGCGGAAAGACGAGATCGGCGGGATTGCGGCGGACCGCCATCTCGCGTAAGACGCGTTCCTGTTCGAGGCAAACGGCGCCCAGGTTGGCCACCGCGTTGCCGAGCGCGCGCTGGGCCTCGGGGTCTTCGCTGGCCAGCGGCATTTGGGCCAGCGCGGCGCGCTGCTGGCGCGCTTGTTGGCTGAGTTGATCGTAGTTGACGAAACGCGTGGCGAGCCCTTGCCGATCGAGCGTCGATTGTTTGTCGAGCAGTTCTGGCGGACCTTCGAGCAGCCAGCGCAGGCCGAGTAACCGGCCGCCCAGGGGCTGGGCGCTCAAGAAACGATGGCGGCGCACGACATCGGCGACTTCGAAGGCGACCAGCTTGTCGCGCTCCAGCGCGGTGAGAAACCAGTTTTCGTACGACTGCGAGTGCGGGGTACACAGCGCGGCCAAGGCTTCGAGGGGATCGTAGCCCCAGTCAAAGCCATCGGGATCGCGCAGAACGCGTTGATACACCAGCAGGGCCGAGCGCGGCGAGAGCGTGCCTTGCATGTACATGCTGTCGGCCAGGTTGATCTGAAACAGCCAATGCGAGCTGCCGCGCTCGTAGGCCAGGAGATTGGCGAGGGCGGTGTCGGCGTTGGCGGTTTGACCGGCCTGATACAGGATGAGCGCGGTGACATAGTTCAGACGCGCGCCCACGCGGCCGCGGAGCATCGGGCGATTGCCGCTCGCCGAGCGGGCGGTGGCCAAGAGGTTTTGCGCTGGCTGCGTTTGGCCGAGCACGGCCATATTTTCGGCCGCGCCCAATAGCAGCGAGACGTGCAGTTGGCGCAGGTTGTTGGCCTTGGCCCAGGCCGCGGCGGCGACCAGCGGCGGATAGGGTTCGGGGCGGCCCGACATGAGGTGCGTGGTCAGGCCGAGGCGAAACGCCTCTTCGAGCACGCCGGGATCGGTGTATTGGCAGGCGGAATAGGTGGCCTCTTCAAAACAGCGGCTGGCGGTGGGGTAGTCGTTCTGCAACAGGGCGATGCGGCCAAGCTCCAACAGTCCGGTGGAGGTGAGCGGATGGTCGAACTGGCCGGCGACGAGCAGCGAGCGTTCCAAGATCGGGCGCGCCTGATCGAGCTTGCCAACGGCGGCATAGGCCAGCCCGAGTTGCAGATCGATCAGCGTCTCTGACCAGTGGTTGGGTTGCGTGGCGCGGCGCGCGAGCGCGGCCAGCACTTCTTTGCCGAGCGAATCGTGTTCGGCGAGCGGCCCCAACAACTCGCCGCGGCGGCGAATCGCCAGCGAGGTGCAACGGATGATTTCGAAGGGACGGATGGGAAACAATTGGGCGACTTGGACGACGCCGCCGCGCTGGATGACGTTGTTGTTGCTGACGCTGCCTTGCAGCGTGCGGACGACATCGGGAAAGTGGGCGAACTGCGCCGGGCGTTGCCGCTGCCCCCAGGGAATGGCCATGATCTGGTTGGTCGGCTGCAGCGTAGGGGGGAACTGGACGCGGATCATCCAGTCGTAGAAGGCGGTGTAGAGCTGCAGCGCCGAGTTGTAGTGCGAGAGGGCGCGCGACAGATCGCCCATCTGGTAATAGCACTCGCCGGCCATCGTGTGATAGCAGATCGAGTCGATCCAATTGGTTTGGGCGGTCTTGATCGCGCCGCGCCCCTCGTGCAGATACACCTTGAGGGCGTCGGGATAATCGCCGTCGTAAAAATCGCGAAAGATCTGGAGATAGAAGTCGCTGGGCGCCGCCATGCGGCCGGCGACTTGCGCGCGGGCGTCGTCGGGCGCGGCCAGCGCCAGCGCGATGAATAGCGACGCGGCTACCGGCAGGGCGCGCAGGTAAACGGCAATGAGGTGCGGCGAGCCAATGGCGCGCATGGCAAGCTCCTGTTGACTGACGGCGCCAGGATGGAATCGAGCGTGCGGTCTGTCTGGCGCCACTTGCCCCGGCTAGTTTCCACCATAGCGGCGCTTGCGCAGGCGTCAAAACCGCAAATGCCGAGCGGGCCGCGGCCAGGGCGGGCCGGGAGGCGGCGATAGCAGTTGTAACGGCTGCTCCGGCGACCGCGTGGGCGCTAGCCAAGCAGCCCGGGGATGACAGTTCCGCCGCCAGCGATCTTCATCGGACGGCCGTTATTGCTGGTGTAGGAGCGGTTAAGCGGTATGCCAAGCGCCGCCAAGGCGGTGGCCATCAGATCTTCGGCGGAGTGACTTTCGCTGGTCACTTGGGCGCCGTCTTCGCTGGTTTCGCCAATGGCGATGCCCCCTTGAACTCCGCAGCCACCAATCACCGCGCTCCAGGCGCGGGCGTAGTGATCGCGGCCGACATTGGCGTTGATGCGCGGCGTGCGACCGAACTCGCCCATCCAAAGGATGAGTGTGCTCTCCAACAGGCCGCGCTGAACCAGGTCTTCAACCAGCGCGCTCATGGCCTGATCGAGTTGTGGCAACTTGTCGTCTTTCAAGGTGTCGAAGACGTTTTGATGATTGTCCCAGCCGCCAAAATCGACCTCGACGAACGGCACTCCGGTTTCGACCAGTCGACGCGCCATCAGGCAGCCATTGCCGAGCGACGACTTGCCGTAACGCTCGCGGACCGCGTCGGGCTCTTGATCGACGCGAAAGGCCTGCATCTGCTGGCTGGTCATCACCGAGGCGGTCTTGTCGAGAATCTTGGCGTGGTCGGCGGCGGCCTGCCCGCGGCGCTGGCGAATGAAGCCGGCTTCGATGGTTTGCAGCATTTGCATGCGATCGGCGAGCCGTTTTTCAGCGTCGGGCATTTTGAGGTTGCGCACATCGCCATCGGTTCCGACGACGAAGGGGGCGTGCGACATGCCGAGAAAGCCGGGGCCCTCGCTGGGGCCACCGATGGAGACGAAGGGAGGGATTTGCAGATCCTTGAGTTCGCGCTCCAGCTCGCGACTGACCACAGCGCCATAACTGGGATGCGTGACATCGGGGTTGGGAATGTATCCGGTGTGCAGATAGTAGCGGCCGCGATTGTGATCGGCCTCGCGCGTGCTCATCGAGCGGACGATGGACAAATGCCGCATGACCTGGGCGACTTTGGGTAGGTGCTCGCAGATTTGCACGTCGCCAGTGGTGGCAATGGGTTTGAAGGGGCCGCCGGTGTCGGCGCCGCTCTTGAGGTCCCACAGGTCGATGGTGCTGGGTCCGCCCCCCATCCACAGCAAAATGGCCGACTTGTGCTGGCGTTTGGGGTCGCGAGCGCCGGCGGCCAGCGCGGTGGTGAAGTGGTTGGCGGCGGCCAACATGGCGCCCCCCGCCGCCAGATGCGCGGCGAAGTGGCGACGGGTCATGCCGCGTGGAGTTGTGGAGAAGGTTTGCATCTGGGTTGCTAGGTCACGATGAATGGACGTCACAATTGGCGTGACGACTTTGGCTGGTTACACCACACGTCGAGGCACGGCTTGATCTCTCGGCTGCGTATCGGGGCGATGGTCTTCCGTTGAATTCTAGTGATTGAGGATGAACTCGTTGCTGTTGAGCAGCGCCCACCAAATATCTTCGAGGGCGG includes these proteins:
- a CDS encoding CHAT domain-containing protein — its product is MRAIGSPHLIAVYLRALPVAASLFIALALAAPDDARAQVAGRMAAPSDFYLQIFRDFYDGDYPDALKVYLHEGRGAIKTAQTNWIDSICYHTMAGECYYQMGDLSRALSHYNSALQLYTAFYDWMIRVQFPPTLQPTNQIMAIPWGQRQRPAQFAHFPDVVRTLQGSVSNNNVIQRGGVVQVAQLFPIRPFEIIRCTSLAIRRRGELLGPLAEHDSLGKEVLAALARRATQPNHWSETLIDLQLGLAYAAVGKLDQARPILERSLLVAGQFDHPLTSTGLLELGRIALLQNDYPTASRCFEEATYSACQYTDPGVLEEAFRLGLTTHLMSGRPEPYPPLVAAAAWAKANNLRQLHVSLLLGAAENMAVLGQTQPAQNLLATARSASGNRPMLRGRVGARLNYVTALILYQAGQTANADTALANLLAYERGSSHWLFQINLADSMYMQGTLSPRSALLVYQRVLRDPDGFDWGYDPLEALAALCTPHSQSYENWFLTALERDKLVAFEVADVVRRHRFLSAQPLGGRLLGLRWLLEGPPELLDKQSTLDRQGLATRFVNYDQLSQQARQQRAALAQMPLASEDPEAQRALGNAVANLGAVCLEQERVLREMAVRRNPADLVFPPQRSLKNVQESLAQGQALLSFLTTGAGVYGFLVTATDYDVWPIGDVPSVHRKLVQLLREMGLTDGNRALTEEQLAGVEWRRYAAELFTLFTASAKSNFPDTVQELVIVPDRALWYVPWAALQIGPQDHTEALIDKYRLRFAPTTGLAVGDPRSAPQHARTLLVAGRLYPRGGEELTAAAVADIQAAVPGVIPLTKRPPAPSHVYASVIDRLLVLDDADTRTKGDGWSPLEIDQGVAGSSLADWTMLPWGAPDQVLVPGFHSAAENSLKGAALDLAGDDIFQTVCGLLASGTRTVLLSQWRTGGQSSVDLMREFVQELPHVPATNAWQRSVVLARDAEIDATKEPRLQLGQRDQALKASHPFLWAGYLLIDPGPAGKQADAPAVGVALADAGKNDNANNPDAQPAGNPPGDNPPDGANPPAAAGAPIGGFATPDGEMTDDADAKPGKKTKKRAAPKPKRSRIKQPKEPAAEEPE
- a CDS encoding DUF1501 domain-containing protein; the protein is MTRRHFAAHLAAGGAMLAAANHFTTALAAGARDPKRQHKSAILLWMGGGPSTIDLWDLKSGADTGGPFKPIATTGDVQICEHLPKVAQVMRHLSIVRSMSTREADHNRGRYYLHTGYIPNPDVTHPSYGAVVSRELERELKDLQIPPFVSIGGPSEGPGFLGMSHAPFVVGTDGDVRNLKMPDAEKRLADRMQMLQTIEAGFIRQRRGQAAADHAKILDKTASVMTSQQMQAFRVDQEPDAVRERYGKSSLGNGCLMARRLVETGVPFVEVDFGGWDNHQNVFDTLKDDKLPQLDQAMSALVEDLVQRGLLESTLILWMGEFGRTPRINANVGRDHYARAWSAVIGGCGVQGGIAIGETSEDGAQVTSESHSAEDLMATALAALGIPLNRSYTSNNGRPMKIAGGGTVIPGLLG